TACAATTATGAACAGCTCTATCTCCTAAAAGCAGAGGACCCTGAAAGTGAGAACCAGGAAGGACCCTGAAAACTGACAACTGAACCTCTGACGTCATCAAACATAGAGCTGCAcccatagatataaaacagttttatatctatggCTACTACAGGGAGAATGTATTAGAATAGGTTGCATGGCAAATTGGACTCAGTGTTTAGGGTGCTCTATTCTTCGGGTTAACGAAACTGGTTTtctatacagtagcctacagaCGATGCATGTAGCTACATTTAATAAATAGCCTAGTTGGAGTCTTATTTTCTGGCTTTAGGATAAAATTGGCCATCTTAAAAATAGCCTAGATTGAACTGTGCAAAACAGTAAAAATCTAAactgctgtttttctttcacCCACCTGGGCAGAAACACCGACTGGGATTCTGGGAAGCGGCTCCCTGGGGGTGTGAAGAGGGCATGGCTGCTGAAGCTGGGGTAGTCGTATGGATAATGTGGACACTCTGGGTCAAACTCCCGATGGTTGTAGCTTGCGGCACTTTTGCTGTTCATAGCCCAGAACAGCCCCAGGATGAGCATGACCACCCCCAGCACCACGCAGCAGAGGGAGAAAGCCTGAAGGCGACTCTGGTAAGAGGCCAGGAAGGCTGTGGAGCCCCCGGTCACAATGAGGAAGGCTCCGACAAAGATTGCTCCGTGGTGCAGGGAAGGCATCCTCCTCCGGGACCGTGACTGTTTCTGAGGTTTCTGTGAAGGCTGCGGACGGCTGGATAGTGTCACTCACGTACAAATAGTCCCACAGAGTGCACTCTCCATGCGCTCTGACACTGACCAGACATCCAAACCTGTTATGACAAGGAAAAGCTCATTGAATCTTACTTATTTGTTACCATCTCCCAtactgtttaaaaaacaaatcacgGTCGATCACAAAGTCCAATGAGTCCTCACTCTGTAGATCTCCAGTTCCTGGcgaaaagtgttaaaaagaatGGTTTGTTgaagaataaagaaaaagaaaacggtGAAGGCTTTGATGCGCATCAGGCTAAAGTGGAATAGCTGTGTTTATCAGCGAGGCAGATGGACGAGAGGACAGCAGAGCCCATTAAGAAATCTTTACTGGCGCCCCACCCTCCCTCTGTCTAATGTGTCTGAAGGGTACCACTTTAGccctgtcgtgtgtgtgtgtgtgtgtgtgtgtgtgtgtgtgtgtgtgtgtgacagcaatTTCGCAAAACATAAATGGACATATTGGACATGAAATGGTGTGGAATTTAGGCTGACATCCTCATACAAGAGATGACATGCTTTTGTAGCCTCACTGATTTATAAAGAAGGCCCGATGTTTAACAATCACTGGGAACAGCATCCCTGCGATGTTATTTAATACAATTTGTTTCTATTGTTGACCAAATTGGCTGATGAACGACCTAAAGAATTTATTAAAAGTAATAATTAGTATCTAGACATGCCAGCAAGACACTGCTGAATTTGTGAGGTGGCCTTGAAGGCTGAAAATCAGGACCTATATAGCTACCATTGAAGATACTAAGGTcttgttttcaaaatgtatttaattctgAATTTGTTGGTTTTAGCAACGAGGAGAGAGTACACTTTCTCCTGATtccacaatttaaaaaatactgTGTAATTTTTTAAGTAGATTACTTTTCTTTTAGATTCAATAACCTAGGCCCACATAAAAGAAGTGCTGAATGCAAAATATGTGGTATCAAGATGAAAGATTTGGGCTCAACCACATCTCATTTTATCAGGCACCTGAAATCGCACCCTGATAGGTTAGCTAACATGTTAAGCTAAGCATTGGCcattgacttggactctagctcaaagacttgtgagcatctctgATGCTAagtgctaacatttgctaattgacactaaacacaaattaggtctacagctgaggctgatgagaAATCATTAGTTTGGCAGGTAGTTGGTCATAAAAAATAGTATTGGACAAATctaaatgttgacctgatgatggtgctatAGTTGAAAAGTCAGAAGATCACCAAAGTAATTACAATTCTCCCTGAGTGGAACGTGAATGTTTGAACCTCAAATTTATggcatccaatagttgttgggATATTTCAGTATGGACAAAAGGGATGGACAGACAAATATTGCCATCAATAGAGCCATGCTGCTAGTATcgctacaaataaaataaaagacaggTAATGGAACATTCaacttaataaaataaaataaattataaaaagtccAAACAACCGTTTTTTAGGGCCTCagtattttttaaatctgactacagccctgctattaatatattatataacaacaaaaacacaaaatagagCTGATTTATTTGATCCTCAAAATGGTCATAGGAATGAGGAATAATGATGAGAAAAATCAGTTACATATCTGCCAGTATTCATGCACTGAATGGCATAGGCATGAGTTTAGTGTTACTAAAATCTGTCGCTATTAAAACTTCTAATCTTCCCGTCAGACCTTCTCATGGCTgataccaaagccggtctatattagaagttctttgatGATACGGACATTGTAACAGATGGGAACAGGCTGCATGGTGTGACAGCCTCTCTGCTTTATGATTGGTAAAAGGTTAGAAAGGCTACTGCCCGCATTCACTTCTTTGACCAATGAGCGTGAAGCGTTGGTGCTCGGTCCCGCCCCGTTGGCAATTGTAACCAATCGGTGTGGAGCAGGGGAGGGGCCGACCGACCACTTAGCAACACTCACCTATCGCAGTGAAGGGGTGATCGGTTTGGGTTTGGCATAATCGATGCAGAGTTCTCCCCCCACATGTATCTCCCAGCGGTCAGTTTAATAGTTTAACTAAAGAGTGTGTCAGATAGCCGACTTTAGTTTGGAGAACGTTCCCATTTGGATCGGAACTGTCCACAAACGATGGACTCGCTGTTGTATTTAGCCGGCTTGGTGGTTTTGCTCCTGCTG
The Perca fluviatilis chromosome 9, GENO_Pfluv_1.0, whole genome shotgun sequence genome window above contains:
- the si:dkeyp-51f12.2 gene encoding uncharacterized protein si:dkeyp-51f12.2, with product MPSLHHGAIFVGAFLIVTGGSTAFLASYQSRLQAFSLCCVVLGVVMLILGLFWAMNSKSAASYNHREFDPECPHYPYDYPSFSSHALFTPPGSRFPESQSVFLPRTMERHRHAARGEDFDYPPMDPGGFSPSPHPPTWQDPPPPYEVAIKTTCSSTQLRRAYSDTHLASEPLFGRSREISFEV